The proteins below are encoded in one region of Clostridium estertheticum:
- the ord gene encoding 2,4-diaminopentanoate dehydrogenase codes for MKNKIRVVVWGLGSMGSGIAKMVLSKKGFTIVGAIDMDPNKVGKKLYEVLGVKANEDNSCTVTRNSMDVIKKSFADVCLMATASFTKVVFPLIKMAAEAGMDIVTTAEEMSYPRAMDPKLSDDMDRIAKENNISILGTGVNPGFIMDLVAIMLTGVSDTVDSIKATRVNDLACFGKAVMVEQGIGLKPEQFIQGVKDNTVDGHVGFMQSFGMFEEAFNIKFNNIRQEKSPIVTTVPRSTDIVSVEVGEVAGCSQLGYASLGDKVFATMEHPQQIRPELENVDTGDYITIKGVPNLNLQIKPEIPGGIATIAICVNMIPLVMNSEPGLKTMLDLPVPRAIIGDVRDLVK; via the coding sequence ATGAAAAATAAAATAAGAGTTGTTGTTTGGGGATTAGGTTCAATGGGAAGCGGTATTGCTAAAATGGTACTTAGCAAAAAAGGATTTACTATCGTGGGAGCTATTGATATGGATCCCAATAAGGTTGGCAAAAAACTATATGAAGTGTTAGGTGTAAAAGCAAATGAAGATAATTCTTGCACTGTTACTAGAAATTCTATGGATGTTATAAAGAAGAGTTTTGCAGATGTTTGTCTTATGGCAACAGCGTCCTTTACAAAAGTTGTATTTCCATTAATAAAAATGGCAGCAGAAGCTGGTATGGATATCGTAACAACAGCTGAAGAAATGTCATACCCAAGAGCAATGGATCCAAAATTATCAGATGATATGGATAGAATAGCTAAAGAAAATAATATCTCAATATTAGGAACTGGAGTAAATCCTGGATTTATAATGGATTTAGTTGCTATAATGCTTACAGGAGTTTCTGATACGGTTGATAGCATAAAGGCTACTAGAGTAAATGATTTAGCTTGTTTTGGTAAAGCAGTTATGGTTGAGCAAGGTATTGGATTAAAACCAGAACAATTTATACAAGGAGTTAAAGACAATACAGTAGATGGACACGTTGGATTTATGCAATCTTTTGGAATGTTTGAAGAAGCGTTTAATATCAAGTTCAATAATATTAGACAAGAAAAATCACCAATTGTTACAACTGTACCACGCAGCACGGATATTGTTTCGGTGGAAGTTGGAGAAGTTGCTGGATGTAGCCAATTGGGATATGCAAGTTTAGGAGATAAAGTATTTGCTACAATGGAGCATCCTCAGCAGATAAGACCAGAACTTGAAAATGTTGATACTGGAGATTATATTACAATCAAGGGAGTTCCAAACTTGAATCTCCAAATAAAACCAGAGATACCAGGAGGCATTGCTACGATTGCTATATGTGTTAATATGATTCCACTTGTAATGAATTCAGAGCCAGGACTAAAAACAATGCTTGATTTACCAGTTCCAAGAGCTATAATAGGTGATGTAAGAGATTTAGTAAAATAA
- a CDS encoding amino acid permease, with translation MEEDNKKLGLGLLVALGIGTMIASGIFNSPTDLISTTNPMAVLISWGIGVFGVVMLGLVFYLLSNKKPELKGGIYSYAKEGYGDFVGFNSAWGYFTSSFLGNIAFVILIFKTINSLIGEGYSMPPILSFIFASILLWSYYFVIRRGIRQAGILNLVVTIGKVIPLILVIIFGFSAFKLGIFNVDNWQTVLASSGDSVNLGKQISGAMGTILWCFVGVEGLVVLSQRAESQILVGKGTIISLAITATLYVSISILSMGILPAKALVAAQTPLAAVLAQTALGSAGAMIVKVGILISLIGALLCWLLLTTEILYVPAEQDGLMPKWFKKNNSKNVPTNALLFSMLATQIGLLAMLSPALQKAYYIATHMCTTNILIPYLLSSMFAYKVYNKEGGHIKEKIISIIAGIYSIYVIYAVGIGYLGLAVVIYAVGIGFYLKAKKEKNESITYREKLAMVVIIIVAIIMIIAAAMGKISV, from the coding sequence ATGGAAGAAGATAATAAAAAATTAGGTCTTGGGCTACTTGTAGCTTTAGGCATTGGTACTATGATTGCATCAGGTATTTTTAATAGCCCAACGGACCTAATATCAACAACAAATCCAATGGCAGTCCTTATTTCATGGGGTATTGGGGTTTTCGGCGTAGTTATGCTAGGGTTGGTATTTTACTTACTTTCAAATAAAAAACCGGAATTAAAAGGAGGAATTTATTCATATGCAAAAGAAGGATATGGTGACTTTGTAGGGTTTAACTCAGCTTGGGGTTACTTTACAAGTTCTTTCCTTGGGAATATTGCATTTGTTATTTTAATTTTTAAGACTATAAATAGTTTAATAGGAGAAGGATATTCCATGCCTCCTATTTTATCATTCATATTTGCATCTATCCTTTTGTGGTCATACTATTTTGTAATAAGGAGGGGTATAAGGCAAGCGGGTATCCTGAATTTAGTAGTTACAATTGGAAAAGTAATACCACTAATCTTAGTAATTATATTTGGTTTTTCAGCTTTTAAGCTAGGTATATTTAATGTTGATAATTGGCAGACTGTTTTAGCATCAAGTGGAGACAGTGTTAATTTAGGAAAACAGATAAGCGGAGCAATGGGGACAATTTTATGGTGTTTTGTGGGTGTTGAAGGTCTAGTAGTCTTATCCCAAAGAGCAGAATCACAAATACTAGTTGGTAAAGGAACAATAATTTCACTTGCTATAACGGCAACACTTTATGTATCAATATCTATATTATCAATGGGTATTTTGCCAGCTAAAGCTTTAGTTGCAGCACAAACGCCATTAGCGGCTGTTTTGGCACAAACAGCTTTAGGAAGCGCGGGGGCTATGATAGTTAAAGTTGGAATTTTAATTTCACTTATAGGAGCACTCCTTTGCTGGCTTTTGTTAACCACAGAAATATTGTATGTTCCAGCAGAACAAGATGGGCTAATGCCTAAATGGTTTAAAAAGAATAATAGTAAAAATGTACCTACAAATGCTCTTTTATTTTCAATGCTTGCAACACAAATAGGGCTTTTAGCTATGTTATCACCAGCACTACAAAAGGCTTACTATATAGCAACTCATATGTGTACAACTAATATATTAATACCATACTTATTATCATCTATGTTTGCATATAAAGTATATAATAAAGAAGGCGGACATATTAAAGAAAAAATTATATCAATAATTGCAGGTATTTATTCAATTTATGTTATCTATGCAGTAGGAATTGGATATTTAGGTTTAGCTGTTGTAATTTATGCAGTAGGTATAGGTTTTTATTTAAAAGCTAAAAAAGAAAAAAATGAATCAATTACGTATAGAGAAAAGTTGGCTATGGTAGTTATTATTATAGTGGCTATTATTATGATAATAGCAGCAGCTATGGGTAAAATTTCTGTGTAG
- the orr gene encoding ornithine racemase Orr, translating to MGKKYPCMEVDLKKLTHNVKTILAMCNKKHIDVAAVTKVYCAKKPIVEAILEAGVAMVADSRILNLKKLNDLNCKKMLLRIPMISEAYEVVKYSDCSLNSEIDTIEQLAKASNKLNKIHSIILMVDLGDLREGVLINDVVSLVSKIVKLDNIKLIGLGTNVTCYGGVIPDSENLGKLIKLKLEIEKTFDLKLPVISGGNSSSLYMVINDNMPKEINQLRIGEAIVLGRETSFGKPVPNCYDDAFILSGEIVEIKSKPTVPTGTIGMDAFGYIPSFEDKGIRKRAIIALGRQDIRVEGITPLDNDISIFGASSDHLILDVTDSKKQLIVGSIVEFKIDYGCLLKAMTSPYVEKYYNN from the coding sequence ATGGGAAAAAAATATCCTTGTATGGAAGTGGATCTTAAAAAATTGACTCATAATGTAAAAACAATACTAGCGATGTGTAATAAAAAGCATATAGATGTTGCCGCGGTTACTAAAGTATATTGTGCTAAAAAGCCTATTGTAGAAGCTATACTCGAAGCTGGAGTAGCTATGGTTGCAGATTCTAGAATATTAAATTTAAAAAAATTAAATGATTTGAATTGTAAAAAAATGTTGCTTAGAATTCCAATGATAAGCGAAGCCTATGAGGTTGTTAAGTATAGTGATTGTAGCTTAAATTCAGAAATAGATACAATAGAGCAGCTAGCAAAAGCTTCAAATAAATTAAATAAAATCCATAGTATTATATTAATGGTAGATTTGGGAGACTTAAGAGAAGGAGTATTAATTAATGATGTAGTTTCCCTTGTCAGTAAAATAGTAAAATTAGATAATATTAAGTTAATAGGCCTTGGAACCAATGTTACTTGTTACGGTGGAGTAATTCCAGATAGTGAAAATTTAGGCAAGCTTATAAAATTAAAACTTGAGATAGAAAAAACATTTGATTTAAAATTACCTGTAATTTCAGGAGGAAATTCTAGTAGTTTATATATGGTTATTAATGATAATATGCCAAAAGAAATTAATCAGCTTCGAATTGGAGAAGCAATAGTTCTTGGTAGAGAAACTTCTTTTGGGAAACCAGTGCCTAATTGCTATGATGATGCTTTTATACTCAGTGGTGAAATAGTTGAAATAAAGAGCAAACCAACTGTGCCAACAGGCACTATAGGTATGGATGCGTTTGGATATATTCCTTCTTTTGAAGACAAAGGAATAAGAAAAAGAGCCATTATAGCATTAGGAAGACAAGATATAAGAGTAGAAGGGATAACTCCTTTGGACAATGACATAAGTATTTTTGGTGCAAGTAGTGATCATCTGATTTTAGATGTTACTGATAGTAAAAAGCAATTAATAGTGGGAAGTATAGTAGAGTTTAAAATAGATTATGGATGTTTACTTAAGGCAATGACTTCCCCTTATGTTGAAAAGTATTATAATAATTAA
- a CDS encoding GlmL-related ornithine degradation protein, with the protein MKVDYLVAEIGSTTTLVTAFNVCYDEAGHVFVDIPFQGNSCTTVTDGDVTIGLKNAVKDIENQIHEPITWKKMLATSSAAGGLRVTVHGLMEHMTVKAAREAALGAGGIIKMVTAGKMRKSDLKRIHDINPNMIMIAGGTDYGERETALYNAELISAEKFSIPIVYCGNSENREEIKEIFEGQEIYLIDNVYPSVDILNVEPARKIIQEAFEKNIVKAPGMSKIKEMVNGSIMPTPGAVMESSKLLYDIIGDLVVLDVGGATTDVHSVTEGSSVVLDMLINPEPKAKRTVEGDLGVFINSKNVIDLLDDRDLGEFSTEYIKEHIKPIPKDKEDVFASRLLTKKAIAVAIDRHVGFIKRKYDGDSGFVAYGKDLSEVKYIIGTGGALTRLPKGEDLLLKIRYLKDEVTMLPKKGAKVLIDKNYIMACAGVLSRENKEVAKALLIQSLGITKDISLDC; encoded by the coding sequence GTGAAGGTAGATTATCTAGTTGCTGAAATAGGTAGTACCACCACCTTGGTTACAGCATTTAACGTATGTTACGATGAGGCAGGTCATGTTTTTGTAGATATACCTTTTCAAGGCAACAGCTGTACTACAGTAACGGACGGTGATGTAACTATAGGATTAAAAAATGCAGTTAAAGATATTGAAAATCAAATACATGAACCAATCACATGGAAAAAGATGTTAGCAACCTCTAGTGCTGCAGGTGGGCTTAGAGTAACTGTTCATGGTCTCATGGAGCACATGACCGTTAAGGCGGCAAGGGAAGCAGCTCTTGGCGCTGGTGGCATAATAAAAATGGTTACTGCTGGAAAAATGAGAAAGAGTGATTTAAAGAGGATACATGATATAAATCCTAATATGATAATGATTGCTGGAGGCACGGATTATGGTGAGAGGGAAACAGCTCTTTATAATGCAGAACTTATAAGTGCCGAAAAATTTAGTATTCCTATTGTTTACTGTGGAAACAGCGAAAATAGAGAAGAAATAAAAGAAATATTTGAAGGGCAAGAAATTTATCTAATAGATAATGTATATCCAAGTGTAGATATTTTAAATGTGGAACCTGCAAGAAAAATAATACAAGAAGCCTTTGAAAAAAATATTGTTAAGGCACCTGGAATGAGTAAAATAAAAGAAATGGTAAATGGAAGCATAATGCCAACACCAGGAGCAGTTATGGAAAGTTCAAAACTTTTGTATGACATAATAGGAGACTTAGTAGTTCTTGATGTAGGGGGTGCTACTACCGATGTGCATTCTGTTACAGAGGGAAGTAGCGTAGTTTTAGATATGCTAATAAATCCTGAACCAAAGGCTAAAAGAACTGTAGAAGGAGATCTTGGAGTTTTTATTAACAGTAAAAATGTAATCGATTTACTTGATGATAGGGACTTAGGTGAATTTAGCACTGAATATATAAAAGAGCATATAAAACCTATACCAAAAGATAAGGAGGATGTATTTGCAAGTAGATTGCTAACAAAGAAAGCTATAGCTGTTGCAATAGATAGGCATGTAGGATTTATAAAAAGAAAATATGATGGTGACAGTGGGTTTGTAGCCTATGGTAAGGATTTATCTGAGGTTAAATATATAATAGGTACCGGTGGTGCACTTACAAGGCTTCCAAAGGGAGAAGATTTGCTTTTGAAAATAAGGTACTTAAAGGATGAAGTTACAATGTTACCTAAAAAAGGTGCTAAAGTACTAATCGACAAAAACTATATTATGGCCTGCGCAGGAGTTTTAAGTAGAGAAAACAAAGAAGTAGCAAAAGCCTTGTTAATTCAAAGTCTAGGGATAACAAAAGATATATCTTTGGATTGTTAG
- the oraE gene encoding D-ornithine 4,5-aminomutase subunit OraE — protein sequence MQEKLEENTKLNVEEILKDLDKYEPKWRGWHWREKNETGKVGEFTYHEISAPLKKSQPLPAARSFGNIDPQPRATITTEIASGRFEDDIRRMRMAAWHGADHLMVIRTMGQSHFDGLLEGSPEGFGGVPITRKEIRATRKAIDLIEEEVGRKINFHSYVSGVAGPDVAVMFAEEGVNGAHQDPQYNVLYRNINMVRSFVDAAVAKGIMAHAGMLQIDGAHNANATAMKGYKVMPELMVQHAINSCFSELVGMKPENISLSTVPPTSAPAPCMRYDLPYAVALREFFKKYKMRAQMNTKYIESCEREATVGHTLNLLISELTSADIQSTITPDEGRNVPWHYNNIHAINTAKQAFIGMDGLMDMIELKKTGYLPEKAREIQERAVLFFEEILEVGGYFKAVDSGFFIDSGQYPERNDDGIARKILGGDAVGTIVKRESDYFAPVCGHFGYNNVPKEYKKPCEAIEECTLCNHSKIIYIDELDDNDNVFKRMEKVKEDGTVVPEVQWAKDGYVKITLCIPENEQISEAAALEMGKRMNLKNVEIVHKQVLQKAEGTLVEIKGVCDFTPIKRDELVLPKRRKSLSDQQMKDYVKQHPIKVVAATVGEDEHSVGVREVIDIKHGGVEKFGIEAIFLGTSCPIEKLVDAAIESKAQAILCSTIISHNDVHTKNMKKLSDLCIEKGVRDKIILVSGGTQVTDEIAKANGMDVGFGRGSNGTSVASFIIKRLMGLPDNEEEEE from the coding sequence ATGCAGGAAAAGCTAGAGGAAAATACAAAACTTAATGTGGAAGAAATATTAAAGGATCTAGATAAGTATGAGCCTAAATGGAGAGGCTGGCATTGGAGAGAAAAAAATGAAACTGGAAAGGTTGGTGAATTCACATATCATGAAATATCAGCACCTTTAAAGAAGAGTCAACCTCTTCCAGCAGCAAGGAGTTTTGGAAATATAGATCCACAACCAAGAGCAACTATTACCACAGAAATTGCTTCAGGAAGATTTGAAGATGATATAAGAAGAATGAGAATGGCAGCATGGCACGGTGCGGATCATTTAATGGTTATTAGGACAATGGGACAAAGTCATTTTGATGGGTTACTCGAAGGAAGTCCTGAAGGATTTGGTGGGGTACCAATAACTAGAAAAGAAATTAGAGCAACAAGAAAAGCTATAGATTTAATAGAAGAAGAAGTGGGTAGAAAGATTAATTTTCATTCTTATGTATCTGGCGTTGCAGGTCCTGATGTAGCAGTTATGTTTGCAGAAGAAGGGGTTAATGGAGCTCATCAAGATCCACAATATAATGTACTTTATAGAAATATTAATATGGTTAGATCTTTCGTTGATGCTGCAGTTGCAAAAGGCATCATGGCACATGCTGGAATGCTTCAAATAGATGGTGCGCATAATGCAAATGCAACAGCTATGAAGGGTTATAAGGTAATGCCAGAACTTATGGTGCAACATGCTATAAATTCTTGTTTTTCTGAGCTTGTTGGAATGAAACCAGAAAATATTTCTTTATCAACAGTACCTCCAACATCAGCACCAGCCCCTTGTATGAGATATGACTTGCCTTATGCAGTTGCTCTAAGGGAGTTTTTCAAAAAATATAAGATGAGAGCTCAAATGAATACTAAATATATAGAATCTTGTGAAAGAGAGGCTACAGTAGGACATACTTTGAATCTTTTAATATCTGAGTTAACATCAGCAGATATTCAAAGTACAATAACTCCTGATGAAGGACGTAATGTTCCTTGGCATTATAATAATATTCATGCTATTAATACAGCTAAACAGGCATTTATAGGTATGGATGGATTAATGGACATGATAGAGCTTAAGAAAACAGGATATTTACCAGAAAAGGCAAGAGAAATTCAAGAAAGAGCTGTTTTGTTCTTTGAGGAAATATTAGAGGTTGGTGGATACTTTAAAGCTGTAGATTCTGGATTTTTTATTGACTCAGGTCAATACCCAGAAAGAAATGATGACGGTATCGCAAGAAAGATTTTAGGTGGAGATGCAGTTGGGACAATAGTTAAGAGAGAATCAGATTATTTTGCACCGGTTTGTGGTCATTTTGGATACAATAATGTTCCAAAAGAGTATAAAAAACCTTGTGAAGCTATTGAAGAATGTACATTGTGTAATCATTCCAAAATTATATACATCGATGAACTAGATGATAATGATAATGTATTTAAGAGAATGGAAAAAGTTAAAGAAGATGGGACGGTGGTTCCTGAGGTTCAATGGGCAAAAGATGGGTATGTAAAAATAACTTTATGTATACCGGAAAATGAACAGATTAGTGAGGCGGCAGCCCTTGAAATGGGAAAAAGAATGAATTTGAAAAATGTAGAAATTGTTCATAAACAAGTATTACAAAAGGCTGAAGGAACTCTAGTTGAAATAAAAGGAGTATGTGATTTTACACCTATAAAACGTGATGAGTTAGTTCTTCCAAAGAGAAGAAAATCACTATCAGATCAACAAATGAAAGATTATGTAAAGCAGCATCCAATAAAAGTTGTTGCAGCAACTGTTGGGGAAGATGAACATTCAGTTGGAGTTCGTGAAGTTATTGATATTAAACATGGTGGAGTTGAAAAATTTGGCATAGAAGCAATTTTTCTCGGGACTTCATGTCCAATAGAAAAACTTGTAGATGCAGCTATAGAATCAAAAGCTCAAGCTATACTCTGTAGTACAATAATTAGTCATAACGATGTTCATACAAAAAACATGAAAAAACTTAGTGATCTTTGTATAGAAAAAGGAGTAAGAGATAAGATTATACTTGTTTCCGGTGGAACACAAGTAACTGATGAAATAGCTAAAGCAAACGGCATGGATGTTGGTTTTGGACGTGGATCAAATGGTACCTCCGTAGCATCATTCATAATTAAAAGGTTAATGGGCCTTCCTGATAATGAAGAAGAGGAAGAGTAA